The DNA window GCACGTCCGGAAGCGTCTGAAGCACCAGGGAACAGCTACGGCATGCGATCCCAACGGTCGAGTCGCTTGAGCAAGCGAATGTAGCTAAACCCGATTGCAGCCGCGGCACCGACAACGATGAGCGCAAGCAGAATCTGCTCGTGGACAATGAGAATCGTCGCGGACAGGGCAAATGCCGCAATCAGGATTGCGTAATGCGTGCCTAATTGGACCCCGCTAATCCGGCGCAGGATACGCTCGGTTTCAATCGAGCGCACCCGCACGCGCAGGTCGCCCCGCTCGAGCTTGTCGATCGCTTCTTCCAGACGACGGGGCAAACCGAGGGCGGTCGAACTCACCTGAGCAGCTTGCCGTCCAAGCTCATCGAGAATGGTGTTGCCGTTGTTGCCGTTTCCAGTAGTCATAAGCTCTAGTGCAAAAGGTTGCGCGACTTCCATAAAGTTAAAATGCGGATCGAGCCCTTTACCGACGCCCTCAAGCGTAGAAAAAGCTCGCATCACGAAGGTAAAGGTTGCTGGGAAGCGAAAAGGTTGGTTGTAAGCAATTTCGTACAGATCCTCGCTGATAGCAGCCACGGACTGCTCCTCAAATGGCTCGTCCATAAAGTGATCGAGCATGTACTGCACCGATCGTCGAACGGGACCCATGTCTTCAGCCGGCTCGATCGCGCCCAGCTCGACTAAAGAGTCGATGACGCGGTTGGCGTTGCGCTCGGCAATCCCGAAGAGGGTATCCATTAGCTGCTCGCGCACGTTCGCTTCGATACGCCCCATCATCCCGAAGTCGTAGAAGATGAGTTCGCCAGCAGGGGTCACGGCCAGATTGCCGGGATGGGGATCGGCATGAAAGAAGCCGTCATAAAGTAATTGCTGCAGGTAGGTTTCGGCCCCCAAGCGCGCGACTTCGGAGCGATCCACGCCCGCTGCCTCTAGAGCGTCGTAATGACTGACCTTAATACCGGGTACATACTCCAGAGTCAGAACCCGCAGCGAGGTGAAGCGCCAGTACACGCGAGGTACCCGCACGTGGGAGTGACGGCGGAAGTTTCGGCGAAACGTATCGGCATTGCGCCCTTCGTTAAGGTAGTCGGCTTCTTGCCAGAGAATGCGACAGCATTCGTCGTAGATGCCAAGCCAGTCGCGCCCCTCTCCCCATCGCGGATGGTTCTGAAAGTAATGTGCGATGTATTTGAGGATGGCTAGGTCGATCGAGAACAGCTGCTTGAGTCCGGGCCGCTGGACCTTGACAACCACCTCCTCACCCGTATGCAACTGCGCTCGGTGGACCTGTCCGAGGCTGGCTGCAGCGAGCGGCATCGGGTCGAAGCTGCGAAATAAGCCTTCCACCGGCTTGCCGAGTTCCTCGGCAACAATTGTGGTAGCCTGCTCGCGCTCGAAAGCCGGGACGCGATCCTGTAACTTCGCTAACTCGTCGACGTATTCGCTCGGGAAGATGTCGGCACGCGTTGAGAACAGCTGCCCAACTTTGATGAACGTCGGACCGAGTTCGAGTAAGCTCTCGCGAATCCAGGCAGCACGCGCGCGTCGGCGCGCCAGTTTTTTGTCGTCGCTATAACCGCCGAGATAGCTCCATTGCTTATCTTCGAGCTGCAAGCTAACGATCAGCGCGATCGCGAACGTCCAAATGTCGGTCCGCCGCCGCCAGCGCGAGTAGTGCTTGCGGTTCCAACGATAGGAGCGCTTGGCCGGCGGCAGTGCGGGGGCCGACTGTGTCGGCTCGGGAGGGCTAGCGAGAGCGGCTTGAGAGTCTTGAGAAAGTGCAGACACGCTGGTTCCAGGCTCGATGAGTGCCTCAGAGGCAGGATGCGATCGCGGGGAGCGGGCTTGGAAGGCGCGAGACGCACTTGGTCGCAGACGCCAGACCCCTTGGGATTACCCCTTGGATTTCTGGACTTTGTAAGCATTGAGCTCGGCACGCGCGCTGGCAATCGAAGCACGCAGGTCGTCGATCGCGGCTTGCGTATCGGCTGGGGTATTAGCAGCCATAGGAGTCCCGCTTCCCATAGGATCGTTTTCGGCAATCGTGCTGCCGGCAACGCGATCGGCACGGGCGAGCACGTCGGCACTAAACTGCCGTAAACGTTCGCGCTGCTCGGCGTCGAACTTCCCGAGTTCGCTGAGCGCTTCCGTGACGGTGCGCTCGACCTGCTCGAACATCATCTCAGCCAAAGCACGACCGATATAGAAGGCGCGATGGGTGGGATTGGTCATAAGAAGAAGAGGATTCGTGCATTTCGTAACAAATTATATCTTGGTTCTTAATCTTCCTTCTTGAAAATCCGCCAATCGTGTAGAATCCCGACCCACAAAACTGCAGTTGACCGCTCTGCCCAGACGTGAATCCGATGGCTCTCTACTGTCCAATTTTCAGGTCAGAATTTCTTGACATAGGCGCGAGATCGAAATGTCGAGATTCCTTGACTTTTCGATCCCCGCAGGCTTGAGATTCCGTTAAATGGCAGGAAATCATAGGATTGCCCCCTCGACCTCCACGGGAAGGGTTTGCTATAAATCGGTAACAGGACGGTCCCCAGCGATCCCAAAAACATATGGACAGCCTCCGGACGCACCACCAGTGCGGATTGGGATCGGGCCCGGACGACCAGTCCGGGCGGTCCAAGCTAGAACGTCATCCCCTTATGCGGAGACCTCAGTCTCATGGCTAAAGAACGCCCGCTTCTCGAAGAAATGACCCTGCGCCAACTCCGCAAGGTAGCAAGCGAGTGCAACATCTCGCGTTACAGCCGCATGCGTAAGGCACAGCTCCTAGCTGCCATTCAAGCTGTCGAACGCGATCGCCGTCGCG is part of the Rubidibacter lacunae KORDI 51-2 genome and encodes:
- a CDS encoding ABC1 kinase family protein — its product is MSALSQDSQAALASPPEPTQSAPALPPAKRSYRWNRKHYSRWRRRTDIWTFAIALIVSLQLEDKQWSYLGGYSDDKKLARRRARAAWIRESLLELGPTFIKVGQLFSTRADIFPSEYVDELAKLQDRVPAFEREQATTIVAEELGKPVEGLFRSFDPMPLAAASLGQVHRAQLHTGEEVVVKVQRPGLKQLFSIDLAILKYIAHYFQNHPRWGEGRDWLGIYDECCRILWQEADYLNEGRNADTFRRNFRRHSHVRVPRVYWRFTSLRVLTLEYVPGIKVSHYDALEAAGVDRSEVARLGAETYLQQLLYDGFFHADPHPGNLAVTPAGELIFYDFGMMGRIEANVREQLMDTLFGIAERNANRVIDSLVELGAIEPAEDMGPVRRSVQYMLDHFMDEPFEEQSVAAISEDLYEIAYNQPFRFPATFTFVMRAFSTLEGVGKGLDPHFNFMEVAQPFALELMTTGNGNNGNTILDELGRQAAQVSSTALGLPRRLEEAIDKLERGDLRVRVRSIETERILRRISGVQLGTHYAILIAAFALSATILIVHEQILLALIVVGAAAAIGFSYIRLLKRLDRWDRMP
- a CDS encoding DUF6825 family protein, which produces MTNPTHRAFYIGRALAEMMFEQVERTVTEALSELGKFDAEQRERLRQFSADVLARADRVAGSTIAENDPMGSGTPMAANTPADTQAAIDDLRASIASARAELNAYKVQKSKG